CTTGAAAAATATCTCGGTGAAGGGATGCTGGACATCGTTATTTTAAATAATCAAAAACCGCCGGAGACAGTTTTAAGGCGTTATCGCAAAGAGCGCGCTTTTTTTGTAGATCCCTTTCTTGCCGGATTTTCTGCCCCCTCAAAATTAAAAGTCGTAAAAACCAATTTGTTGCGCAAGGGAGAATTTATACGCCACGACCATAAAAAATTAGCCGACATAATTTTAAAATATGCCTGATGTGACTAAAATCGCGCTTTTGGATTTTGACGACGTTTTGTTTAAGACCAGAGAGTTTATTGAGCTGGCCGGAAAAAACTTTTGTTTGGCGGGGGCCAAAAAGGCGGAACTCGATTTGATTTATAAAAAATATAGAGACCAACTGGTTTCTTCCGGCAAAGTTTATCACCAAGACAACTTTGTAAAGCATCTGGCCCCCAAATGTCCCGGATTTAATCCGGAAATTTTCGCGGTATTGTTTCAAAAAAATGTTGTCTCTGTTATGAAAAATCTTATATACGAAGACGTTGGTGACTTTTTGAACTTTCTGCGAAAAAACGGGTGGCGGACGATAATTATAAGCTCGGGACATCCCGATTGGCAAAGGAGAAAAATTGTTCACAGCGGAATAGATGAATTGGTCGACGACATTATTTTAACAAAGGGGCGGTCTAAAACAGAAGAAGTCGGCAGGATTTTGAGCTCATTTGCGCCGTCAGAAATAATATTTATTGATGACAATTATACCGGCTCCGTTGGCGCGGTGAAAAAAGCATTTCCGCAGATAAAAGTTTTTCAGCTGGTGCGCCAGGAACTTGCGGGACAGCGCGAAAAAGTAGATTGTGATCACGACTGCCGCACTCTTGACGAAATCCAAAAATTGCTTTTATCCTGATGGAAATATTAAAAGTTGGAAAAAATAATTTTGATGAGGCGGTTGGCAGAGCTGTGGAGGTGTTAAAAAACTGCGGGGTGGTTGTTGTGCCGACGGACACGGTTTACGGATTAGCCGCCGATGCCGGCAACGAAAAAGCGGTTAGAAAAGTTTTTGAGATAAAGGGCAGAGTGAAAGACAAAAAACTGCCCGTTTTTGTTTCTTCGCTCGAAATGCTTAGTCCAAGTCCGAACTCGGTTCTGCCAGAACCGAGTTCGGACTTGGAGCGGGAGGGCAGACTCGGGGGTTTTTTGAAAAAAGTTTGGCCCGGTAAAATAACTTGCGTATTTAATGCAAAAAATGGCGGGACGATAGGCGTGAGAATGCCTAATCACGATTTAGTTTTAAAAATTATTGAAAAATTTGGGGGACCCATCACGGGAACCTCGGCTAATGTTTCAGGCAAGCCGGAGCACACGAAAATAGATGAGCTTATCAAAGAGTTTAAAGGTCTCAAAGTTAAACCGGATTTAATTTTGGACGCCGGCGACTTGCCTCCGTCAAAACCATCAACTGTCCTTGACTGCACAATTTGGCCCCCAAAAATTTTAAGAGAAGGCGCGGTGAGCAAAGAAGAACTGGAAAAATTACAGCTTTAGTTTTATTTAACTGGATTATTTGGTTGAGGTTAAAATTTTAATTTTTAAACAAAAAACCCGACCTTTCGGGTTCGGGCTAAATATTCTCAACCACTCTATTAGTTTCTGTCGATTTTGTCCATCAGTCGTTTAGCTCCTACGCAACTTATTAATCCGGCTACGAAAGAAACAACGAGAAGAGACACAGCAAGAGAATATGGTGTAATAAAACTAAAAAACCCAGGCGCACTTCTTGGAATTACGGCCACTGTGCTGATGACTATTGCCATCAATAGGGAGGACAAAAAAATTCCCGCAAAAATACCACAAATTACAAATCGCCCACTAAGTTCGCCGGCCATTTTTTTAACTTCCGAGATCGTTTTTGGACAACCGTTGATAGACACGGCACCTCCTTTCTGGTCTTGGTTTTTAACACCCGATACGTATTTTATCTCTTGCAAAACCATT
The genomic region above belongs to Candidatus Niyogibacteria bacterium and contains:
- a CDS encoding threonylcarbamoyl-AMP synthase, with product MEILKVGKNNFDEAVGRAVEVLKNCGVVVVPTDTVYGLAADAGNEKAVRKVFEIKGRVKDKKLPVFVSSLEMLSPSPNSVLPEPSSDLEREGRLGGFLKKVWPGKITCVFNAKNGGTIGVRMPNHDLVLKIIEKFGGPITGTSANVSGKPEHTKIDELIKEFKGLKVKPDLILDAGDLPPSKPSTVLDCTIWPPKILREGAVSKEELEKLQL
- a CDS encoding HAD family hydrolase → MPDVTKIALLDFDDVLFKTREFIELAGKNFCLAGAKKAELDLIYKKYRDQLVSSGKVYHQDNFVKHLAPKCPGFNPEIFAVLFQKNVVSVMKNLIYEDVGDFLNFLRKNGWRTIIISSGHPDWQRRKIVHSGIDELVDDIILTKGRSKTEEVGRILSSFAPSEIIFIDDNYTGSVGAVKKAFPQIKVFQLVRQELAGQREKVDCDHDCRTLDEIQKLLLS